One Brienomyrus brachyistius isolate T26 chromosome 24, BBRACH_0.4, whole genome shotgun sequence DNA segment encodes these proteins:
- the rbm11 gene encoding RNA binding motif protein 11, with protein MLDKHCDDDKTVFVGNLGSSVKEEILFELFLQAGPLERVTIARDKEGRQKSYGFVCYKHKEAVPYAIALLNGTWLYGRPIKLQYRYGSLHGSGGATPPTADGGSCSSTHPVHRAMTPYPESSVLQGSAPFSQSPSQEQLLWNMHRALPSLLCSFLPALPCSALELPQWAPPLGPPGQALPSLLAGMGLEAEGQPGLRGSSEKGSKHRRRRLHEGRKRRTRRL; from the exons ATGTTAGATAAACACTGTGACGACGACAAGACTGTGTTTGTGGGTAATTTAGGCAGTTCGGTGAAAGAGGAAATTCTGTTCGAGTTGTTTCTGCAG GCCGGTCCGCTGGAGAGAGTCACCATCGCCCGGGACAAGGAGGGCCGCCAGAAATCGTACGGCTTTGTGTGCTATAAGCACAAGGAGGCCGTCCCTTATGCCATCGCCCTGCTCAACGGGACCTGGCTGTACGGACGGCCGATCAAGCTGCAGTACAGATACG GTAGTCTCCATGGCAGTGGTGGAGCAACACCTCCTACGGCAGATGGTGGTAGTTGCAGCTCCACACACCCAGTGCACAG AGCGATGACTCCCTACCCAGAATCCTCTGTGCTGCAGGGCAGTGCCCCCTTCAGCCAGAGCCCTTCCCAGGAGCAGCTGCTCTGGAATATG caccgtgccctgcctTCTCTGCTGTgcagcttcctcccagctctgcCCTGCTCAGCCCTGGAATTACCCCAGTGGGCCCCCCCGCTCGGCCCCCCTGGCCAGGCTCTGCCCTCTCTGCTAGCTGGCATGGGCCTGGAGGCTGAGGGGCAGCCAGGCCTGAGGGGCAGCTCCGAGAAAGGCAGCAAGCATAGGCGGAGGAGGCTCCACGAGGGCAGGAAGAGGAGGACACGCAGACTCTGA
- the lipia gene encoding lipase member H, whose product MVCRHKTQRCRCMRAGLRRVSTGAAYLFPHRLSFLIIPMLPWMLVVLGSFAFSKGQASECVNFTDLGIADSLWGTKLEVKLILHTRQNLNCGYLLQHEDLASQPLLNISRPTTFLIHGYRPSGEPPAWLLDAVHLLAAQKDSNIILVDWNRGATNINYFTVVKNTKRVAENVTAFIRNMKDHGASLSSIHMIGVSLGAHISGFVGANFTGQIGRITALDPAGPQFNGRPSEDRLDPNDAQFVDVLHTDIDALGYRNPLGHIDFYPNGGTDQPGCPKTIFSGKAYLQCDHQRSVYLFLSSMNRTSACNITTYPCTSYNDFLDGKCLSCSRFFPQGCPVLGYYISEWKDVLLQLNQTTTYFSTTSKLPFCKTSYKLEMVIWNSQPRWATITVKLHGKGEEAEAKINHKATKFQQYKTTHLLAQFDKDIHPVHKMSVQFSTGNLIGPRYKLRLLSLRLSALEYPKRPSLCRYDVILNENVETSFRPIPCDDSNF is encoded by the exons ATGGTTtgtagacataaaacacagaggtgtagatGTATGAGAGCTGGCCTGAGAAGAGTCAGCACAGGAGCTGCTTACCTTTTTCCTCACAG GCTGTCATTCTTGATCATTCCAATGCTGCCCTGGATGCTGGTTGTACTGGGTTCCTTTGCCTTCAGCAAAG GGCAGGCCAGTGAGTGTGTGAACTTCACCGACCTCGGCATTGCTGACTCCTTGTGGGGGACCAAGCTGGAGGTGAAGCTCATTCTGCACACACGGCAGAACCTAAACTGTGGCTACCTTCTCCAACATGAAGATCTGGCCTCCCAGCCACTACTCAACATCAGCCGCCCCACCACCTTCCTCATCCACGGCTACCGGCCCTCGGGCGAGCCCCCAGCCTGGCTTCTTGATGCCGTTCACCTATTGGCTGCCCAAAAGGACAGTAACATCATCCTGGTGGATTGGAACCGTGGTGCCACAAACATCAACTATTTCACTGTAGTCAAAAACACGAAGAGAGTTGCAGAAAACGTCACTGCGTTCATCCGGAACATGAAG GACCACGGTGCCTCTCTCAGCTCTATTCACATGATTGGAGTCAGCCTGGGAGCCCATATCTCTGGTTTTGTGGGAGCCAATTTTACGGGGCAGATTGGCCGGATTACTG CCCTGGACCCGGCTGGACCGCAGTTCAATGGGCGGCCATCAGAGGACCGTCTTGACCCAAACGACGCCCAGTTTGTAGATGTGCTACACACAGACATCGACG CCCTGGGCTACAGAAACCCTTTGGGCCACATAGACTTTTACCCCAATGGAGGAACTGACCAACCTGGCTGCCCTAAAACTATCTTCTCAG GGAAAGCCTACCTTCAGTGTGACCACCAGAGATCTGTCTACTTGTTCCTCAGCTCCATGAACAGAACGTCAGCATGTAACATCACCACCTACCCCTGCACCTCTTACAATGACTTCCTCGATGGAAAGTGCCTCAGCTGCTCTAGATTCTTCCCCCAGGGATGTCCGGTCCTTG GTTATTACATCAGTGAGTGGAAGGACGTCCTGTTGCAACTGAATCAGACAACAACCTACTTCTCTACCACCAGCAAGCTGCCATTTTGCA AAACAAGCTACAAGTTGGAGATGGTAATATGGAACTCTCAGCCTCGCTGGGCGACCATCACTGTGAAGCTGCACGGCAAGGGGGAGGAGGCCGAGGCCAAAATCAACCA CAAAGCCACCAAGTTTCAGCAGTACAAAACAACCCATTTACTTGCCCAATTTGACAAAGACATTCATCCAGTCCATAAAATGTCAGTGCAGTTCAGCACCGGAAACCTGATTGGGCCTCGCTACAAGCTACGCTTGCTGTCCCTGCGACTTAGCGCCCTGGAATATCCTAAGAG GCCATCTCTCTGCCGCTATGACGTCATCCTAAATGAAAATGTAGAGACGTCTTTCAGACCTATTCCATGTGACGACTCTAATTTCTGA